One Cellulomonas sp. Y8 DNA segment encodes these proteins:
- a CDS encoding AHH domain-containing protein, with protein sequence MTFSTAEGAAIIADIPLAAAAPATTAASGISLGGLGRMVTGGLGLLGWLAGDAIVEDSGAQNLAGQGAVVDAGGWKPSGTHHAETESMILDIEILGVSGAYYDRPSTVTVTGNYDLLVSTQVSFALTIACRSSTGGNLPSRYFRESPEVPAKKAGSGVFVFKTTCDGGVAWIGRVEPTSPGNSPNIYYYPPGSPSRSDANPTQSQGPAGTLLRKLSCRDSSGKVTEVGRGAMYELIPGKTLPLLAASCPAGSSPVSFSSWWIPADGSPAQVLTPSTKTPDWVANLPRDYPKCATATCEVALFQTEEAGLRSCGFAASDCPDWYVAAARSSYVCKWGSYEVALHYCSVYRDPGTVLPNAHIGSDGSSSYEQWPPLELGTQVVARLIGRLADRYGADACAALGEAVRQRVPATSVPDAVLVCEHLGISTALQWILRVSPDHLAPLVEALVESADGQPITILEPDCIQLSADGRCLDEEGPESEPEPQPDPSGSGVRPPPNCLDDVGRQQLIDSMDREDHHMATHYGLWGAKFQMIASKYGLNVKTGAWNLRSMPHAGPHPWNYHNWVIERMQEADDYAQQFPTEQRTIVFLAEFQREVVDVVLEDPTVVRAAYWKCRDYYKWR encoded by the coding sequence GTGACCTTCTCGACAGCGGAGGGTGCCGCGATCATCGCAGACATCCCGCTTGCCGCTGCAGCACCAGCGACTACCGCGGCGAGCGGCATCTCGCTCGGCGGCCTGGGAAGAATGGTCACTGGAGGCCTCGGCCTCTTAGGTTGGCTCGCTGGCGACGCAATAGTCGAAGACTCCGGCGCGCAGAACCTGGCAGGGCAAGGTGCCGTCGTAGACGCGGGCGGTTGGAAACCCTCTGGTACCCACCATGCCGAGACTGAATCGATGATCCTTGATATCGAGATTCTTGGTGTCAGCGGAGCGTACTACGACCGGCCCAGCACCGTGACGGTGACGGGAAACTATGACCTCTTGGTATCAACTCAGGTCAGTTTCGCACTGACAATCGCCTGCCGATCGAGCACTGGCGGCAACCTCCCGAGCCGGTACTTTCGCGAGTCCCCGGAGGTGCCGGCGAAGAAGGCTGGATCCGGCGTCTTTGTGTTCAAGACGACCTGCGACGGCGGTGTCGCGTGGATCGGGAGGGTTGAGCCCACCTCGCCCGGGAACTCGCCGAACATCTACTACTACCCTCCGGGCTCCCCTTCCCGTTCAGATGCGAACCCCACCCAGAGCCAGGGGCCCGCTGGAACTCTTCTGCGAAAACTCTCGTGCCGGGACTCGTCCGGCAAGGTGACCGAGGTTGGCCGGGGTGCGATGTATGAGCTCATCCCAGGTAAGACGCTGCCGCTGCTCGCGGCGTCTTGTCCCGCGGGGAGCAGTCCGGTCAGCTTCTCGTCCTGGTGGATCCCGGCGGACGGCTCACCTGCCCAGGTCCTGACGCCCAGCACAAAGACTCCCGACTGGGTGGCCAACCTCCCGCGCGACTACCCGAAGTGCGCCACGGCGACTTGCGAGGTCGCGCTCTTCCAAACAGAGGAGGCGGGCCTGCGGTCGTGCGGCTTCGCGGCGAGCGACTGTCCCGATTGGTACGTAGCAGCTGCCCGGTCGTCGTACGTGTGCAAGTGGGGATCGTACGAGGTAGCGCTGCACTACTGCTCGGTCTACCGGGACCCCGGAACCGTGCTCCCGAACGCGCATATCGGCAGCGACGGCTCGAGCTCGTACGAGCAGTGGCCTCCTCTTGAGCTCGGTACCCAGGTCGTGGCGCGCTTGATCGGACGCCTGGCGGACCGTTACGGCGCCGACGCGTGCGCGGCTCTTGGCGAAGCCGTGCGCCAGCGCGTGCCCGCCACCTCCGTTCCCGATGCGGTACTCGTGTGTGAGCACTTGGGGATCTCGACCGCGCTGCAGTGGATCCTGCGCGTGTCACCCGACCACCTGGCGCCCCTGGTCGAAGCACTCGTCGAGTCCGCCGACGGCCAGCCGATCACCATCCTCGAACCCGACTGCATCCAGCTCTCAGCCGACGGAAGGTGTCTAGACGAAGAGGGCCCCGAGAGCGAACCCGAACCTCAACCCGACCCGTCAGGGAGCGGAGTTCGACCGCCGCCCAACTGCCTGGACGACGTGGGCCGGCAACAACTCATCGACTCGATGGACCGAGAAGACCATCACATGGCCACGCACTACGGCTTGTGGGGAGCGAAGTTCCAAATGATCGCCAGCAAATACGGCCTCAACGTGAAGACGGGCGCATGGAACCTGCGCTCCATGCCGCACGCCGGGCCCCATCCCTGGAACTACCACAACTGGGTCATAGAGCGCATGCAGGAAGCGGACGACTATGCCCAGCAATTTCCGACCGAGCAGCGCACGATCGTGTTCCTCGCAGAGTTCCAGCGGGAGGTCGTCGACGTTGTACTGGAAGACCCGACAGTCGTGCGAGCGGCATACTGGAAGTGCCGCGACTACTACAAGTGGAGATGA
- a CDS encoding helix-turn-helix domain-containing protein, giving the protein MALRHADVSVQQMADELGMARSSLSRWLNDRVTPPRAALVTMWALRTGVPLHWIRFGHARTPAQGDLDGGRALCVAPQARAGARRPSATGATAASRRPGAGLSVIRPE; this is encoded by the coding sequence ATGGCGCTCCGCCATGCCGACGTGTCGGTTCAGCAGATGGCAGACGAGCTCGGCATGGCGAGATCCAGCCTGAGCCGGTGGCTCAACGACCGCGTCACGCCTCCCCGCGCGGCGCTCGTGACGATGTGGGCGTTGCGCACCGGTGTCCCGCTGCACTGGATCCGCTTCGGGCATGCAAGAACCCCCGCCCAGGGTGACCTGGACGGGGGTCGTGCTCTGTGCGTCGCACCTCAGGCGCGCGCGGGTGCGCGAAGACCGAGCGCCACTGGTGCGACCGCTGCGAGCCGGCGGCCCGGTGCCGGCTTGTCCGTGATCCGACCCGAGTGA
- a CDS encoding DUF368 domain-containing protein codes for MPDDASAATAPRPASTPWSLTRGALVGAAEALPGISGGTVALVTGVYETAVTGAGHAISALRLAATDRVRARAELRKVRWSVIVPLLVGMVPGLLITVRFIAPLLEEHPVPLYGLFLGMTAAALVVPVRMAGARWSAGEVARALLVAAAVFLLVGLPPQHLSPTYPVVLVAAAVAACALALPGTSGSFLLLTFGLYQPTLAALNDRDWGYVAVFLAGIVLGLACFVKALQWLLEHQRRPTLVLLSGVMAGALRALWPWQEDDRTLLAPGEQVGLAAAAFAVGAAVVLGLVAAERRSRRLPDAG; via the coding sequence GTGCCTGACGACGCCTCCGCCGCCACCGCGCCCCGCCCCGCCTCGACCCCCTGGTCCCTGACCCGTGGCGCCCTCGTCGGCGCCGCCGAGGCCCTGCCCGGCATCAGCGGCGGCACCGTCGCCCTGGTCACCGGCGTCTACGAGACCGCCGTCACCGGCGCCGGGCACGCGATCTCCGCGCTGCGCCTGGCCGCGACCGACCGCGTCCGCGCCCGTGCGGAGCTCCGGAAGGTGCGGTGGTCGGTCATCGTGCCGCTGCTCGTCGGCATGGTGCCGGGGCTGCTGATCACGGTGCGGTTCATCGCGCCGCTGCTGGAGGAGCACCCCGTCCCCCTCTACGGCCTGTTCCTCGGCATGACGGCGGCGGCGCTGGTGGTGCCGGTGCGGATGGCCGGCGCGCGGTGGTCGGCGGGCGAGGTCGCGCGGGCGCTGCTCGTGGCAGCCGCGGTGTTCCTGCTCGTCGGGCTGCCGCCGCAGCACCTGAGCCCCACCTACCCGGTGGTGCTGGTCGCGGCGGCGGTGGCGGCGTGCGCGCTCGCGCTGCCCGGGACGTCGGGGTCGTTCCTGCTGCTGACGTTCGGCCTGTACCAGCCCACGCTCGCGGCACTGAACGACCGGGACTGGGGCTACGTCGCCGTGTTCCTCGCCGGGATCGTCCTCGGGCTGGCGTGCTTCGTGAAGGCGCTGCAGTGGCTGCTGGAGCACCAGCGCCGTCCGACGCTCGTGCTGCTGTCCGGCGTGATGGCCGGGGCGCTGCGGGCGCTGTGGCCGTGGCAGGAGGACGACCGGACGCTGCTGGCGCCGGGCGAGCAGGTCGGCCTGGCGGCGGCGGCGTTCGCCGTGGGCGCGGCGGTGGTGCTCGGGCTGGTGGCCGCCGAGCGACGCTCCCGTCGGCTGCCGGACGCCGGCTGA
- a CDS encoding ATP-dependent DNA ligase, whose amino-acid sequence MPRSPEDSSGLALARPVNDLHETVGLPGGTAWEPKWDGMRLLALADGARTLLRSRHGADLTLDFPEVTDAVARLVPAGTVLDGELVVRSAGQVDFGALQRRAGAAHPGAFAAALPGEFIVFDVIQREHVDLRPQPFIERRIALEELAAGWIGPLSTSPLTGDAGLAARWFRDLAGLGVDGLVAKGLDQPYRPGTRDWRKVKHRSVVDLVATAVTGSAAQPGALLLALPVDGELVPVGRSGSLGLAAGLALGRLVTPLGPPGGATSAIATRIAPLVVEVSADVPWADGALARPAQFLRARPELHPVEVAAGAVLVGCG is encoded by the coding sequence GTGCCCCGCAGCCCGGAGGACTCCAGCGGCCTGGCCCTGGCGCGCCCCGTGAACGACCTGCACGAGACGGTGGGCCTGCCCGGCGGCACCGCCTGGGAGCCCAAGTGGGACGGCATGCGGTTGCTCGCGCTCGCCGACGGCGCACGCACGCTCCTGAGGTCCCGGCACGGTGCCGACCTGACGCTCGACTTCCCCGAGGTGACCGACGCGGTGGCCCGGCTCGTGCCCGCGGGCACCGTGCTCGACGGCGAGCTCGTCGTCCGCAGCGCCGGCCAGGTCGACTTCGGTGCCCTGCAGCGCCGGGCCGGCGCCGCGCACCCGGGCGCCTTCGCGGCCGCCCTGCCGGGCGAGTTCATCGTGTTCGACGTCATCCAGCGCGAGCACGTCGACCTCCGGCCGCAGCCCTTCATCGAGCGACGCATCGCCCTCGAGGAGCTCGCCGCCGGCTGGATCGGTCCGCTGTCCACCTCGCCCCTCACCGGCGACGCCGGCCTGGCCGCCCGCTGGTTCCGGGACCTCGCCGGCCTGGGCGTCGACGGCCTGGTGGCCAAGGGTCTCGACCAGCCGTACCGGCCCGGCACCCGCGACTGGCGCAAGGTCAAGCACCGCTCGGTCGTCGACCTCGTCGCCACGGCCGTCACCGGGTCGGCCGCCCAGCCGGGCGCGCTGCTGCTGGCGCTGCCCGTCGACGGCGAGCTGGTGCCCGTGGGGCGATCGGGCTCGCTCGGTCTCGCCGCGGGGCTCGCGCTCGGGCGGCTCGTCACCCCGCTCGGCCCGCCCGGCGGTGCGACGTCGGCCATCGCGACCCGGATCGCGCCGCTGGTCGTCGAGGTGTCCGCCGACGTGCCGTGGGCCGACGGCGCGCTGGCGCGGCCCGCGCAGTTCCTGCGGGCGCGGCCGGAGCTGCACCCGGTCGAGGTGGCGGCGGGCGCCGTGCTGGTGGGCTGCGGCTGA
- a CDS encoding ATP-dependent DNA ligase gives MHHLREEPVELALAGPVRTIADTHGLPGGTVWEPKWDGMRALAVADGTATALRSRHGEDLTLAFPEVVAAIAAHVPAGTVLDGELAVRRDGRLDFLALQHRLATRRAAGYAARHAPAELLVFDVLLRGHVDLRDQPLLERRGALAELAAAWPATLQLSPLTADADVAAGWFRDLAGTGVDGLVAKGLDQRYRGGLRDWLKVKHRSAVDLVATAVTGPVDQPDALLLALPAGEDLVPVGRSRSVGAVAALALARVLRPVPGGGAAAGPGASAATAIAPLVVEVSADLRWSRGALVGPAQFLRARPELHPDEVDPEPVGRSGA, from the coding sequence GTGCACCACCTGCGCGAGGAGCCCGTCGAGCTCGCCCTGGCCGGTCCCGTCCGGACGATCGCCGACACCCACGGGTTGCCCGGCGGGACGGTCTGGGAACCGAAGTGGGACGGCATGCGGGCGCTGGCGGTCGCGGACGGCACCGCGACCGCCCTGCGCTCCCGGCACGGCGAGGACCTCACCCTGGCGTTCCCCGAGGTCGTCGCCGCGATCGCGGCGCACGTCCCGGCGGGCACGGTGCTGGACGGCGAGCTCGCGGTGCGCCGGGACGGGCGGCTGGACTTCCTGGCGCTGCAGCACCGGCTCGCGACCAGGCGGGCGGCGGGGTACGCCGCGCGGCACGCCCCCGCGGAGCTCCTCGTGTTCGACGTGCTGCTGCGCGGGCACGTCGACCTGCGGGACCAGCCGCTCCTGGAGCGCCGGGGTGCGCTCGCCGAGCTCGCGGCGGCCTGGCCGGCCACGCTGCAGCTGTCGCCGCTGACCGCGGACGCCGACGTGGCGGCCGGCTGGTTCCGCGACCTCGCCGGCACCGGCGTGGACGGGCTCGTCGCCAAGGGGCTCGACCAGCGGTACCGCGGCGGGCTCCGCGACTGGCTCAAGGTCAAGCACCGCTCGGCCGTCGACCTCGTGGCCACCGCGGTGACCGGACCGGTGGACCAGCCGGACGCGCTGCTGCTCGCGCTCCCCGCGGGTGAGGATCTGGTGCCCGTCGGCCGCTCGAGGTCGGTCGGCGCCGTCGCGGCCCTCGCGCTCGCGCGGGTCCTGAGGCCGGTGCCGGGCGGCGGTGCGGCCGCCGGCCCGGGCGCCTCCGCGGCCACCGCGATCGCGCCGCTCGTCGTCGAGGTCTCGGCGGACCTGCGCTGGTCCCGCGGCGCGCTCGTCGGCCCCGCCCAGTTCCTGCGCGCGCGACCCGAGCTGCACCCCGACGAGGTCGATCCGGAGCCCGTCGGCAGGTCCGGCGCCTGA
- a CDS encoding FAD-binding dehydrogenase: MDADVIVVGGGLAGLVAADELVRAGRRVVLVEQESPANLGGQAWWSFGGIFLVDSPMQRRFGVRDSVDLAWRDWQGTAGWDRLDGDLPEDAWAVRWGRAFVEFAAGDALPWLRERGVRFTPVVGWAERGDGLPGGHGNSVPRFHVPWGSGTGISEPFADRVRAAAADGRLALRFRHRVDGLVRTGGAVTGVHGAVLADDDAPRGVGTNRDVVGDFTLTAQAVVLATGGIGGDHDRVRRWWPDRLGTPPRTMLTGVPASVDGRMLDIAAADGVRLVNRDRMWHYTEGVANWAPVWPGHGIRILPGPSSLWFDALGRRLPPPGLPGHDTVGTLRLLRADPDLQPYDHSWFVLTQKVIEKEFALSGSEQNPDITRRDYRLLLRTRLGRGAPGPVEAFKARGEDFVVAGTLRELVAGMNALTAEPLLDPAGIERQVRERDGQLTNPFAKDAQVQSIRNARRYRGDRLLRVARPHRVLDPGAGPLIGVRLRVITRKTLGGIQTDLDGRALGTDGAPVPGLYAAGEAAGFGGGGAHGYRALEGTFLGGCLLTGRTAGRAVAAAL, from the coding sequence GTGGACGCGGACGTCATCGTGGTGGGCGGCGGGCTGGCCGGGCTGGTCGCCGCCGACGAGCTGGTGCGGGCCGGCCGGCGGGTGGTGCTCGTCGAGCAGGAGAGCCCGGCGAACCTCGGCGGCCAGGCCTGGTGGTCGTTCGGCGGGATCTTCCTGGTCGACAGCCCCATGCAGCGCCGGTTCGGGGTCCGGGACTCGGTCGACCTGGCGTGGCGGGACTGGCAGGGCACCGCCGGCTGGGACCGGCTGGACGGCGACCTGCCCGAGGACGCCTGGGCCGTGCGCTGGGGCCGGGCGTTCGTGGAGTTCGCCGCCGGGGACGCGCTGCCGTGGCTGCGGGAGCGCGGTGTGCGGTTCACGCCGGTGGTCGGCTGGGCCGAGCGCGGCGACGGCCTGCCCGGCGGGCACGGGAACTCCGTGCCGCGGTTCCACGTGCCGTGGGGGAGCGGGACCGGGATCAGCGAGCCGTTCGCGGACCGCGTGCGGGCCGCCGCGGCGGACGGGCGGCTCGCGCTGCGGTTCCGGCACCGGGTCGACGGGCTCGTGCGCACGGGCGGCGCGGTGACCGGCGTGCACGGCGCGGTCCTGGCCGACGACGACGCCCCGCGCGGGGTGGGGACGAACCGCGACGTGGTCGGCGACTTCACGCTCACCGCCCAGGCGGTGGTGCTGGCGACGGGCGGCATCGGCGGCGACCACGACCGGGTGCGCCGCTGGTGGCCCGACCGGCTCGGCACCCCGCCGCGCACGATGCTCACCGGCGTGCCCGCGTCGGTCGACGGCCGGATGCTCGACATCGCCGCCGCCGACGGTGTGCGCCTGGTGAACCGGGACCGCATGTGGCACTACACCGAGGGCGTCGCGAACTGGGCGCCGGTGTGGCCGGGGCACGGCATCCGGATCCTCCCGGGACCGTCGTCGCTGTGGTTCGACGCGCTGGGCCGCCGGCTGCCGCCGCCCGGGCTGCCCGGCCACGACACGGTCGGCACGCTCCGGCTGCTGCGGGCGGACCCGGACCTGCAGCCGTACGACCACTCCTGGTTCGTGCTGACCCAGAAGGTGATCGAGAAGGAGTTCGCCCTGTCCGGGTCCGAGCAGAACCCGGACATCACCCGGCGCGACTACCGGCTGCTGCTCCGGACCCGGCTCGGTCGCGGGGCGCCCGGGCCCGTCGAGGCGTTCAAGGCGCGCGGGGAGGACTTCGTCGTCGCCGGGACGCTGCGCGAGCTCGTGGCGGGGATGAACGCGCTGACCGCGGAGCCGCTGCTCGACCCCGCCGGGATCGAGCGGCAGGTCCGGGAGCGGGACGGGCAGCTGACGAACCCGTTCGCCAAGGACGCGCAGGTGCAGAGCATCCGGAACGCCCGGCGGTACCGCGGCGACCGGCTGCTGCGCGTCGCCCGTCCGCACCGCGTGCTCGACCCGGGCGCGGGGCCGCTGATCGGGGTGCGGCTGCGCGTCATCACCCGCAAGACGCTCGGGGGGATCCAGACCGACCTCGACGGCCGGGCGCTCGGGACGGACGGCGCGCCGGTGCCCGGGTTGTACGCGGCGGGGGAGGCGGCCGGGTTCGGGGGCGGCGGGGCGCACGGCTACCGGGCGCTGGAGGGGACGTTCCTGGGTGGCTGCCTGCTGACCGGGCGGACCGCGGGGCGGGCGGTCGCGGCCGCGCTCTGA
- a CDS encoding TPM domain-containing protein: MPRHRRPDRLARAGAAIASAVLLAAGPGAARAVADPPLDLPTAVTDPADVLSPADEARVADALAGLAEASPYQLFVVYVDSFDGLGNRAWADATAEASGLGRDDILLAVAVDDRRYQVSVDGDIALTDDALTRVEQDDIEPALRDDDWAGAAVAAAEGYERAANPPAGTGTIVLRVLLVLGALALLGYGLARLVRHRRAAARAEEELDALDERSSRALVATDDAVASAAQEVAFAEAQFGAEAAAPFAAALGQARELLTEAFRSRQLLDDDEHDTEARRTSLAYAVLDACTRVEQVLAAQREPLVALRALHERAPADLAEVRDAATAAAVRTGETGAVWDAIRPRYAPSATADVPGVLADAATLAARAGTEADAGLAVVDTDRAAALAHAREARTALDRAVAVLDALDRRAADLETAPQAIAAVVAEIDADLADARRFDAPGLAEVVTAAGRARDRAGSAEAGQDPLAVLGALTEAERALDGVLDPLRETEAARAHAQERLPQATATARARIAGVESTIARGRWSIGAATRTRLAEAARLTAQGEAAVTGDPVTALRVLRAAAERAEEAQRAALADIESARRRAEAADDGPSWSSGGSSWSWSWSSGGGGSSGRSGGARRSGGSSGGWSGGGRSGSSRSSGRSGGSRSSGSRSGGGRRGGGGRF, encoded by the coding sequence ATGCCCCGCCACCGCCGACCCGACCGCCTCGCGCGCGCCGGTGCCGCCATCGCGTCCGCCGTCCTGCTCGCCGCCGGTCCCGGCGCGGCGCGCGCCGTCGCGGACCCGCCGCTCGACCTCCCCACGGCCGTCACCGACCCGGCGGACGTGCTGTCGCCCGCGGACGAGGCCCGGGTCGCCGACGCGCTCGCCGGGCTGGCGGAGGCCTCGCCGTACCAGCTGTTCGTCGTCTACGTGGACTCGTTCGACGGCCTGGGCAACCGCGCCTGGGCGGACGCCACCGCCGAGGCGTCCGGCCTGGGACGGGACGACATCCTGCTGGCCGTCGCGGTCGACGACCGCCGGTACCAGGTGTCCGTCGACGGCGACATCGCGCTGACCGACGACGCGCTGACCCGGGTGGAGCAGGACGACATCGAGCCGGCGCTCCGCGACGACGACTGGGCGGGCGCGGCGGTCGCGGCGGCGGAGGGCTACGAGCGGGCGGCGAACCCGCCGGCGGGCACGGGGACGATCGTGCTGCGCGTGCTGCTCGTCCTCGGTGCCCTGGCGCTGCTCGGCTACGGGCTGGCGCGGCTGGTCCGGCACCGCCGCGCCGCGGCCCGCGCCGAGGAGGAGCTCGACGCCCTGGACGAGCGGTCCTCGCGCGCGCTCGTCGCCACCGACGACGCCGTGGCGTCCGCGGCGCAGGAGGTGGCGTTCGCCGAGGCGCAGTTCGGCGCCGAGGCGGCGGCGCCGTTCGCCGCAGCCCTCGGGCAGGCCCGCGAGCTGCTGACCGAGGCCTTCCGGTCCCGGCAGCTGCTGGACGACGACGAGCACGACACCGAAGCCCGGCGCACCAGCCTGGCGTACGCGGTCCTCGACGCCTGCACGCGGGTCGAGCAGGTGCTCGCGGCCCAGCGGGAGCCGCTCGTGGCGCTCCGGGCGCTGCACGAGCGCGCGCCCGCGGACCTGGCGGAGGTGCGCGACGCCGCCACGGCCGCGGCCGTCCGGACCGGGGAGACGGGGGCGGTGTGGGACGCGATCCGACCCCGGTACGCGCCGTCGGCGACCGCGGACGTGCCGGGCGTGCTCGCCGACGCGGCGACGCTCGCGGCGCGCGCGGGCACCGAGGCGGACGCCGGCCTGGCGGTGGTCGACACCGACCGGGCGGCCGCCCTGGCGCACGCCCGCGAGGCGCGGACGGCGCTGGACCGCGCGGTCGCGGTGCTCGACGCGCTCGACCGCCGCGCCGCCGACCTGGAGACCGCGCCGCAGGCCATCGCCGCGGTCGTGGCGGAGATCGACGCGGATCTCGCCGACGCCCGGCGGTTCGACGCGCCGGGCCTCGCAGAGGTCGTGACGGCCGCGGGGCGGGCGCGCGACCGGGCCGGGTCCGCGGAGGCCGGCCAGGACCCGCTCGCCGTGCTCGGCGCGCTGACGGAGGCCGAGCGCGCGCTCGACGGGGTGCTGGACCCGCTCCGCGAGACCGAGGCCGCCCGCGCGCACGCCCAGGAGCGGCTGCCGCAGGCGACGGCGACGGCGCGCGCCCGCATCGCCGGGGTCGAGTCGACGATCGCGCGCGGCCGCTGGTCGATCGGCGCCGCGACCCGCACCCGGCTGGCGGAGGCCGCCCGCCTGACCGCGCAGGGGGAGGCGGCGGTCACGGGCGACCCCGTCACGGCGCTCCGCGTCCTGCGGGCCGCCGCCGAGCGGGCCGAGGAGGCGCAGCGCGCGGCGCTGGCGGACATCGAGTCCGCGCGACGGCGGGCCGAGGCGGCGGACGACGGGCCGTCCTGGTCGTCGGGCGGGTCGTCGTGGTCCTGGTCGTGGTCGTCGGGAGGGGGCGGGTCGAGCGGCCGGTCGGGCGGTGCGCGGCGGTCGGGCGGGTCGTCGGGCGGATGGTCCGGCGGCGGCCGCTCCGGCAGCAGCCGGTCGAGCGGCCGGTCCGGGGGCTCGCGGTCGAGCGGCAGCCGCTCGGGTGGTGGCCGCCGGGGCGGTGGCGGGCGCTTCTGA
- a CDS encoding threonine/serine exporter ThrE family protein, translating to MPTQPTDDELELIRQSGVALRVGRLSLSAGTGSYRVKSSMARIARAIGVDRHEAHVTLTEITTTSHRGPSFRTEVAEVRSVGINADRLAELEHLAGSLARSGRRATVDEVSAELDRIERKRPLYPDAVNALWAAVACAAFAFLNNGGPVEMAGAFVAAWLGQLTRRLLLHRGFNQFGVTMLAAALACLAYLGLVSAVHELGATEVRHAAGYVSAVLFLVPGFPLVTGGLDLAKLDFSAGVARLTYALMILTSAALAVWGVSIAVGLSPDPEAGPVLHSGLLLVLRMVASFVGVLGFALMFNSPWRMALGAAVVGMVANTGRLYLVGEVAPQAAAAGAALLVGLLAAVIAPRLGVPRITVSVPAVVIMVPGVSAYRSVFYLSNGDTTQALAYGVQAGLVVVALSVGLAVARMLTDREWGFEH from the coding sequence GTGCCGACCCAACCGACCGACGACGAGCTCGAGCTCATCCGCCAGTCCGGCGTCGCCCTCCGCGTCGGGCGGCTCAGCCTGTCCGCGGGGACGGGCTCCTACCGGGTCAAGTCGTCGATGGCCCGGATCGCCCGGGCGATCGGCGTCGACCGCCACGAGGCCCACGTGACGCTCACCGAGATCACCACGACCTCGCACCGCGGCCCGAGCTTCCGCACCGAGGTCGCCGAGGTCCGGTCCGTCGGCATCAACGCGGACCGGCTGGCCGAGCTCGAGCACCTCGCCGGGTCGCTCGCCCGGTCGGGCCGGCGCGCCACCGTCGACGAGGTGTCCGCCGAGCTCGACCGGATCGAGCGCAAGCGACCGCTCTACCCCGACGCGGTCAACGCGCTGTGGGCGGCGGTCGCCTGCGCGGCGTTCGCGTTCCTCAACAACGGCGGCCCGGTCGAGATGGCCGGTGCGTTCGTCGCGGCCTGGCTCGGCCAGCTCACCCGACGGCTGCTGCTGCACCGCGGGTTCAACCAGTTCGGCGTCACCATGCTGGCCGCCGCGCTGGCGTGCCTGGCGTACCTCGGGCTGGTGTCCGCCGTGCACGAGCTCGGCGCCACGGAGGTGCGGCACGCGGCGGGGTACGTCTCCGCGGTGCTGTTCCTGGTGCCCGGCTTCCCGCTGGTGACCGGAGGCCTCGACCTCGCGAAGCTCGACTTCTCCGCGGGGGTCGCGCGGCTGACCTACGCGCTGATGATCCTCACCTCGGCGGCGCTCGCGGTCTGGGGCGTGTCGATCGCGGTCGGGCTGTCCCCGGACCCCGAGGCCGGTCCGGTGCTGCACTCCGGGCTGCTGCTGGTGCTGCGCATGGTCGCGAGCTTCGTGGGCGTGCTCGGCTTCGCGCTCATGTTCAACAGCCCGTGGCGGATGGCCCTGGGCGCCGCCGTCGTCGGGATGGTGGCCAACACGGGCCGGCTGTACCTCGTCGGCGAGGTCGCGCCGCAGGCCGCGGCGGCGGGGGCAGCGCTGCTGGTCGGGCTGCTCGCCGCCGTGATCGCGCCACGGCTCGGGGTCCCGCGGATCACCGTGTCCGTCCCCGCCGTCGTCATCATGGTGCCGGGCGTCTCGGCGTACCGGTCGGTGTTCTACCTGTCGAACGGCGACACCACCCAGGCGCTGGCGTACGGCGTCCAGGCCGGTCTGGTGGTCGTCGCGCTGTCGGTCGGGCTGGCCGTCGCGCGGATGCTGACCGACCGGGAGTGGGGCTTCGAGCACTGA